The genomic stretch GGGCGCTGAGGCCCCGGGGGATCATCCAGGCCCGCAGCTCATTGGGGTTACCCGTGAAAAAGGTCTGGTACTCAAGCAATTCATAGGCCGCCCGCACAAGCTTGTCAAGGCCCGCCTCCGGCAGCCCGTACTCCGCTATGAAGGGCGTCCGCTCCGACACCTCCAGCTGGGCCAGCTCCTGTTCCAGCTGCGCAGACAAGCGGATGGCGCGGTCCCCGGCCCGGGCAGCCCCGTCAAAGAGCGCCTGCACCTCCGGCCCACGGTCGCGTCGCTGGATCGCCGCCTCATCCACGTTGGCCACCACCAGCGCTGGCTTCCGTGTCAACAGAAACAGCGGCGCAATTGCCGCCTGCTCGGCCGCGGTCAAGCTCTGGCTGCGAACCGTCTCTCCGGCGTTCACAGCGGCGTGGACTTTCTCCAGCACCGGCAACTCTTTCCGGGCGGTGGCAGCCCCCGTAGCGGCCAACTTCCGAGTGGCCGGCAGGCGCTTCTCCACCGACTCCAGGTCCTTGAGCAGCAGCTCGGTCTCCACAATCCCCACGTCCCGCTGCGGATCCACGCTGCCTTCAACATGGCTTACCTCCGGGTCGTCGAAGCAGCGCACCACGTGAATCACGACGTCCACCTGCCGGATGTGGGCCAGGAACTGGTTGCCCAACCCCTCCCCCCGACTGGCACCGCGCACCAGTCCCGCGATGTCAACAAATTCCACGGTAGCGGGGGTGACTTTGCCGGGTGCGTAGACGGCCTCCAGGGCTGCCAGCCGCGCGTCAGGGACGGGCACCACCCCCACGTTGGGGTCCACCGTGCAGAAAGGATAGCTCTCCGCCGGTACCTGTAAGGACGTCAGGGCATTAAACAGGGTGGA from Candidatus Neomarinimicrobiota bacterium encodes the following:
- the ychF gene encoding redox-regulated ATPase YchF, producing MALQCGLIGLPNAGKSTLFNALTSLQVPAESYPFCTVDPNVGVVPVPDARLAALEAVYAPGKVTPATVEFVDIAGLVRGASRGEGLGNQFLAHIRQVDVVIHVVRCFDDPEVSHVEGSVDPQRDVGIVETELLLKDLESVEKRLPATRKLAATGAATARKELPVLEKVHAAVNAGETVRSQSLTAAEQAAIAPLFLLTRKPALVVANVDEAAIQRRDRGPEVQALFDGAARAGDRAIRLSAQLEQELAQLEVSERTPFIAEYGLPEAGLDKLVRAAYELLEYQTFFTGNPNELRAWMIPRGLSAHAAAGLVHSDFQRGFIQAEVLPYDELVRLGTERAVREAGRARQEGRDYVVRDGDVILFKFNV